One genomic window of Pseudomonas sp. LFM046 includes the following:
- a CDS encoding peroxiredoxin has translation MAIRIGDEAPDFTAETTEGTLNFHQWIGDQWAILFSHPKDFTPVCTTELGYMAKLKPEFDKRNTKIVGLSVDPVSDHRKWVGDIEETQGHAVNYPMIGDDNLVVAKLYDMIHPNASAGPRTAVDNATVRSVFIIGPDKKVKAMLVYPMSAGRNFDEVLRLLDSLQLNAKHTVATPVNWRPGDDVIIPTSVSDEDAKKKYPDGYKTLKPYLRVVAQPK, from the coding sequence ATGGCAATCCGCATTGGTGATGAAGCGCCCGATTTCACCGCCGAAACCACCGAAGGCACGCTCAACTTCCACCAGTGGATCGGCGACCAGTGGGCCATCCTGTTCTCCCACCCGAAGGACTTCACTCCGGTCTGCACCACTGAACTGGGCTACATGGCCAAGCTCAAGCCCGAATTCGACAAGCGCAATACCAAGATCGTCGGCCTCTCCGTGGACCCGGTCAGCGACCACCGCAAATGGGTTGGCGACATCGAGGAAACCCAGGGCCATGCCGTGAATTACCCGATGATCGGCGACGATAACCTGGTGGTGGCCAAGCTCTACGACATGATCCACCCCAATGCCAGCGCCGGCCCGCGCACTGCCGTGGACAACGCCACCGTGCGCTCGGTGTTCATCATCGGCCCGGACAAGAAGGTCAAGGCCATGCTGGTGTACCCCATGAGCGCAGGGCGCAACTTCGATGAAGTGCTGCGCCTGCTGGACTCCCTCCAGCTCAATGCCAAGCACACCGTGGCCACCCCGGTGAACTGGCGGCCGGGCGACGATGTGATCATTCCCACCTCGGTATCGGATGAAGACGCGAAGAAGAAATATCCCGACGGTTACAAGACCCTCAAGCCCTACCTGCGGGTAGTCGCCCAACCGAAATGA